One stretch of Eupeodes corollae chromosome 2, idEupCoro1.1, whole genome shotgun sequence DNA includes these proteins:
- the LOC129948328 gene encoding uncharacterized protein LOC129948328: MGRAKNKQNLLIATALCIINKRSSQKIRRFQVHPLFHARKIHGEYFSLIERLELFPIKFFEYFRMSRQQFQCILLKIRSDIQPRFNLFRNDTISAKEKLCLTLRFLATGASFADLSFRFLMGKTTVRWCIMQTIQAINKHFTDLVMRVPESPSFWKEISLDFLSNWNFPNCLGAVDGKHVKMFAPRKSGSFNFNYKKCFSTILMAVVDANYKFIMVSIGAHGSNADSTVFASSNFGKAWLSNPKSLFVPADQKLPSTENCLPFVLVGDEAFGLRYNLMTPFPGSHLTTKQRIFNYRLSRARRIVESTFGILAHTWRVLIKPLEIQMDLAKPLILCCCVLHNFLQNEKEHLNPSHFQDEFSAQLVDQDARNAEPASMAVNIRNAFSDWLVTEGNLDYQWERI; encoded by the exons ATGGGTcgtgcaaaaaataaacaaaatttattgattgcaaCAGCTTtgtgtataataaataaaagatcttCTCAAAAAATACGACGCTTTCAAGTACACCCGCTTTTCCATGCTCGGAAGATACATGGCGAATATTTTTCACTTATTGAGAGACTCGAGTTGTTcccaattaagttttttgagtACTTTCGGATGAGCCGTCAGCAGTTCCAgtgtatacttttaaaaatacgaaGTGATATCCAGCctagatttaatttgtttcgaaaCGATACCATAAGTGCCAAGGAGaaactttgtttgactttaag ATTCCTCGCTACGGGAGCTAGTTTCGCGGACCTATCTTTCCGATTTTTGATGGGAAAAACAACAGTCAGATGGTGTATAATGCAGACTATTCAGGCAATCAACAAGCATTTTACAGACTTGGTTATGCGAGTCCCCGAAAGCCCcagtttttggaaagaaatttctttggattttttgtCAAACTGGAATTTTCCCAACTGTCTTGGAGCTGTTGATGGAAAGCATGTGAAAATGTTTGCCCCAAGAAAGTCCGgcagtttcaatttcaattataaaaaatgcttCTCAACAATTCTGATGGCAGTTGTTGAtgcaaattacaaatttattatgGTAAGCATTGGAGCCCACGGATCTAACGCAGACTCGACTGTTTTTGCTTCATCTAACTTTGGAAAAGCTTGGCTAAGCAACCCAAAGTCATTATTTGTTCCTGCTGACCAAAAATTGCCAAGCACAGAAAATTGTCTACCCTTCGTTCTTGTGGGAGACGAAGCATTTGGCCTCCGATATAATTTGATGACTCCCTTCCCAGGTTCTCATTTGACCACCAAGCAAAGGATTTTTAACTACAG aCTCTCGAGAGCAAGGCGAATTGTGGAAAGCACATTTGGTATTTTAGCCCACACTTGGAGAGTTCtgataaaacctctcgaaattCAAATGGATCTGGCAAAACCCCTAATTCTTTGCTGCTGCGTGCTGCACAATTTTTTGCAGAATGAAAAAGAACACTTGAATCCTTCCCATTTTCAAGATGAATTTTCAGCGCAGTTGGTGGATCAGGATGCAAGAAATGCCGAACCAGCATCGATGGCTGTTAATATCAGAAACGCATTTTCTGACTGGCTTGTGACGGAGGGAAACCTTGATTACCAGTGGGAGagaatttaa
- the LOC129948330 gene encoding uncharacterized protein LOC129948330, whose amino-acid sequence MTSKKEFETKLILEVKNHMCLYAKDDQKYSDKMARINAWGDISLVLGRPVEECQSKWTTLRNSFRSYFRAENSVPSGSGATTPVRWIHFESLKFLIPYVRIPDDDCGNYSQKQHNSSNLEVIDVGTEPHIRKNKAQKRHIEEPLDRVLKAIENKEVRSPMELFMENVALQVSDFSPQRIVRFQSRILSILGEEMAEHLAGAQT is encoded by the exons atgacttcaaaaaaagagtttgaaacCAAATTAATACTTGAAGTGAAAAACCATATGTGTCTTTATGCCAAAGACGACCAAAAGTATTCAGACAAAATGGCACGAATAAATGCTTGGGGGGATATATCCCTTGTCTTGGGAAGGCCTG tCGAAGAGTGCCAAAGTAAATGGACCACGCTCCGAAACTCTTTTCGGTCTTATTTTCGTGCCGAAAATAGTGTGCCGAGTGGCTCTGGAGCTACAACTCCGGTACGATGGATTCATTTTGAatcacttaaatttttaatacccTATGTGAGGATTCCAGACGA tgATTGTGGTAATTATAGCCAAAAACAACACAATTCATCGAATTTGGAAGTCATTGACGTGGGTACTGAGCCGCATATTCGAAAGAACAAAGCCCAAAAGAGGCATATTGAAGAGCCTCTGGACAGAGTGCTCAAAGCAATAGAAAACAAGGAGGTGAGGAGCCCGATGGAGCTGTTCATGGAGAACGTCGCACTCCAGGTATCGGATTTTAGTCCGCAAAGAATTGTTCGGTTCCAATCGAGGATACTTTCCATTTTGGGCGAGGAAATGGCCGAGCACTTAGCTGGTGCTCAAACATaa